In a single window of the Thermus albus genome:
- the ruvB gene encoding Holliday junction branch migration DNA helicase RuvB produces the protein MHPDLALRPKTLDEYIGQERLKKKLRVYLEAAKARGEPLEHLLLFGPPGLGKTTLAHVIAHELGVNLRVTSGPAIEKPGDLAAILANSLEEGDILFIDEIHRLSRQAEEHLYPALEDFRMDIVIGQGPAARTIRLELPRFTLIGATTRPGLITAPLLSRFGIVEHLEYYSLEELSEGVRRDARLLGIAITQEAALEIARRSRGTMRIAKRLFRRVRDFAQVAGEETISQERALEALHALGLDELGLERRDREILETLILRFGGGPVGLQTLATALSEDPGTLEEVHEPYLIQQGLLKRTPRGRVATERAYRHLGYPPPVEPLL, from the coding sequence GCCAGGAGAGGTTGAAAAAGAAACTAAGGGTCTACCTCGAGGCCGCCAAGGCCCGGGGCGAGCCCCTGGAGCACCTCCTCCTCTTCGGGCCCCCGGGCCTTGGCAAGACCACCCTGGCCCATGTGATCGCCCATGAGCTGGGGGTCAACCTCCGGGTTACCTCGGGGCCGGCCATAGAGAAGCCGGGGGACCTGGCCGCCATCCTGGCCAACTCCCTGGAGGAAGGGGACATCCTCTTCATCGACGAGATCCACCGCCTAAGCCGCCAGGCGGAGGAACACCTCTACCCAGCTCTGGAAGACTTCCGGATGGACATCGTCATCGGCCAAGGGCCTGCGGCCCGCACCATCCGCCTGGAGCTTCCCCGCTTCACCTTGATCGGGGCCACCACCCGCCCGGGCCTCATCACCGCCCCCTTGCTCAGCCGCTTCGGCATCGTGGAGCACCTGGAGTACTACTCCTTGGAGGAGCTCTCCGAGGGGGTTAGGCGGGACGCCAGGCTTTTGGGGATCGCCATCACCCAGGAGGCCGCCTTGGAGATCGCCCGCAGGAGCCGGGGGACCATGCGCATCGCCAAACGGCTTTTCCGACGGGTGCGGGACTTCGCTCAGGTGGCGGGGGAGGAAACCATCAGCCAGGAACGGGCCCTCGAGGCCCTACACGCCCTCGGCCTGGACGAGCTGGGCCTGGAAAGACGGGACCGGGAGATCCTGGAAACCCTGATCCTGCGCTTTGGCGGCGGCCCGGTGGGCCTGCAGACCCTGGCCACCGCCCTTTCCGAGGACCCGGGCACCCTGGAAGAAGTCCATGAACCTTATCTCATCCAGCAGGGGCTCCTGAAGCGCACCCCCCGGGGAAGGGTGGCCACGGAGCGGGCCTACCGCCACCTGGGCTACCCCCCTCCCGTGGAACCCCTCCTCTAG